GCCAGACCACGAGTCCTCCAGCGACGATCGCGTGCGGCCACGACGACCACACCGTCGCGTAGCCCCAGAGGTTGCCGTCGTACTCGCCGAAGAGCCTGGCGAGCGGCCCCATCCGCACGAGCACGATCACGAGCGCGATGGCTGCGGCGACGATCGGCGCCCAGGAGGCCACGAGGATGCGGCGGCCGATGCGATCGGCGCGAGCGTGCATCTGCTGGGCGTACACGGCGACGGCGAGCATCGCGAGGAAGCCGACGGCGAGCAGCACGGGGAACGCGAGGTCGATCCAGCTGCGCAGGAACACCCACGGCTCCGGCTCGACGATGCCCGCCCACGTCACGACGCCCCACTGGATCGCGAGCGCGAAGCCCGATCCGACGGCGAGGTGCACGCGGGGCGCGGGCAGCAGCGCCGCGAGCACGGCGAGCGCGGCGGACACGACGCCGCTCGCCGCGACGCCCGCGACGAACGGCAGTGGCTGGCCGGGGCCGGACAGCACGAGATGCAGCGTGATCGCCGTCGAGGCGACCGTCACGGCGACGCCGACCCATCGCAGCCTGGGCGTGCTGACCAGCATGAGCATCGCGGTCGACCCCGCGCCGAGCCCGAACGTGACCTGCAAGGCGATCCACCCGATGAAGTCGTGGCCCCAGGCGCGGCTCGGCGCCTCGCCCGGATACTCCTGCACGACGCCAGGCGTCAGCAGGATGTCGGCGAACAGGGCCCACGCGGCGAGCAGCACGACGGTGAAGGCGACGGCCGTCCAGGGCACGCCGCGCGGCACGAGGCGGCGGATGCGACCGGCCCACCACGCGCGCAGCACGCGGGAGACCGTGGTGCGGCTGTCGGATGCTCGCCGTGGCGGGCGCGGGGCGGAGGGGTGGGGCTGGCGCTGCTGGGGGATGGCGCCGGTCGGCATCCCGTAGGCGGGAGACGGTGGTGGCTGGTGCGGCTGCTGGTGCGGATGCTGCTGCGGTGCGCCGTACGCCGGCGAGGGAGGGGGCTGCTGCGGGCCGGGCCAGCCGCCAGGCTGACCGTGCGGCGGCGGCTGCATGCCCGGTCGCCCCTGCGGCGGCATCCCCTGCTGCACGGCACGATGCGGCCACGGCGACCCCTCGCCGGGCGGCCTCTGCGGGGGCGTGCCGCGCGCATCCATGCAGCGAGCATGCACCGCCTGGGTGCGAGGTGGCAGGGAGCCGTGCCCCGCATCCGCTCCGCGCCGCGGAAGCTAGGCCGCGTCGCCCTTGGGCTTGCGGGCGCCCCACGCCTCGAGCGCCGTCTTCACGAGCACGGCCAGCAGGAAGATCGCGAAGAGGATGGTCGCCGCACGCGGGTCGAGCGCTGCGGCGGCGAGCGCGCCGAGGGCGGTCGTCGTGCACGCGGCGAGCCCGACGATGCCGGCGGCGACGAGGTCGACGTTCTTGCGCACGAGGTTGCCGATCGTGCCCGAGATGGCGGTCGGCACCATCATGAGCATCGACGTGCCCTTGGCCACGAGGTCGCTCGACTCGAACAGCAGGATGAGCGCGGGCACGACCACGACGCCGCCACCGATGCCGATGATGCCGGCGAGCACGCCCGTGAAGAGGCCGACCGCGACGAGGCCGGCGATGGTCCAGCCGTCCAGCTCGATGCCGTCGCCGCGCTCGGGCACCGTGAGGAACAGCTGCACGGCGACCGCGAGCGCGAAGACCATGAAGATGATGCGCACGACGGAGGTCGGGAGGCGCGAGAGCAGCAGCGCGCCGATCTGCGCGCCCACGACGGAGCCGGCGGCGAGCAGGGCGGCGGCGAGGATGTCGACGTGGCCCGGGATGGCGTAGGCGATGACGCCGACGGCGCTCGTCGGCACGATGGCCGCGAGGCTCGTGCCGCTCGCGAGCTTGCGCTCGAGGCCGCCGAACGCGAGCAGCAGCGGCACGATCACGATGCCGCCGCCGACGCCGAAGAGTCCCGACATGAAGCCGGCGACGAGGCCGATGGCGACGAACGCCACGTAGCGGCGGGGCGGGCGGGTCTCGAGCGGCATCCTCACCATCCTGGCACCGCGCGCATCCGCCGCTCACCGTCGTCGATTGGGCAGTAGATGCTGTCTCCACGGCGTGTCGACGACATCTACTGCCCACTCGAGCGCATCTACTGCCCAATCGCCATCAGGCGGGGGCGGATGCGGGCAGCTCCGCGCGCGGGCGCACCGCGGCGCACACGATGCCGGCCGCGACCATCGCGACGGCGCAGATGGCGATGAGGATGCGGAAGTCCATGACCGCGAGCAGTGCGGCGCCGAGCGCGAGGAAGCCGAGCTGCGGCACGTTGATCGCCGCGTTGAGCGCCGCCGACGTGCGGCCCTGCAGCCGCGGCGGCGTCACGCGCTGCCGGTAGGTGACGACGCCCACGATCGCCCACGGCACGCTGAAGCCGATGAGCAGCTGCGCGAGGCTCATGCCGCCCCAGCGCATCCACGCCGCGTCGGGCTGCAGGACCAGGAACGCGAGCCCGACCACGAGGCCGCCGCCCAGCAGCGCCAGCCCCCACGCCACGAGGTGCCGCTCGCCGATGCGGCGCAGCACCGCCGCAGCCGTGAGGCCGCCGACGACGGCGCCCGCACCCTGCACGGCCTGCAACGGGCCGAGCGCCTCGGGGCCAGCACCCGTGCCGACCTCGACGAAGGGGAAGACCGTCGCGTTCAGCAGGCCGTTCGCCGCGAACGCGAGCGTCATGACGATCGTGAGCAGGCGCAGCGTCGGCTCCGACAGCAGCTGTCGGAACCCCGCGGTGACCTGCCGGATCCACGGCTCGTGCGCGTCCTCGAGCACCGCGGGCGACTCGTCGATGCGCGTGCGAGCGAGCACGAACGCCGTCGCGAGGAAGCACGCCGTCGTGAGCAGCGCGACGGCGCCCGGGCCGACGGCGACGTAGAGCACGGTGCCGAGCGGCGGGCTCACGATGCGCATGGCGTTGTCGATCGACGAGAAGGCGCCGTTCGCCGACGCGAGCTCCTCGTCGGGCAGCAGGTCGCGCAGCAGCCCCGACTGCGCCGCGCCCGTCACGGTGGCGACGAGGCCGTAGCCGAACGTGACGACGAAGACGAGCCACACCTGCTCGGGGCCCTGCACGAGCAGCAGGGATGCGACGAGCGCCGCCCCGCCGAGGTTCGCCCCGATGAGGAGGCGCCTGCGCGAGACGCGGTCGACGACGTGGCCGACGAACGGCGCGAGCAGCGTGGGGGCGCCGAGCGCCAGGAACACGAGCGCGCCCGCCGCATCCGACCCCGTGAGCTGCCGCACCCACACCGCGAGCATGATGTACAGCGCGCTGTCGCCGAGGTTCGTCGCGACCCAGCCGACCGTGAGACGGCGGAACGCCGGGCGACGGAAGGGCGAGGCGGGCGCCGCGGTCGTCGTGACGGATGCCGGCGGGGTCGGCGGTGCGGGGTCGGGCGTGGCGTCGCTCATGGTGGCTCCTGGCTGGAGGGCGTGGCACTGCGTCGGGCGGTCGCGCGGGCGCGACGGGATGGCGCGACGCCCCATGGCGCGCGCGGGCGATCGAGACGTCAGGCCTCGGGGGTGGGAGGCGTACGCGGGTCGGGGTTGAGGGTCGCGAAGAGGTAGCCGCGCCGGCTGCCGGGCGGGCGCTTCGACGGGTCGGACTCGCGTCCGGGGAGGTGCGCGGTGAGCTGGGCGATGCTGGTCGCGAGCTGCTGCATCTCGTCGGGCGTCGCCCAGAACGACGACAGGTTGATCGTGACGACGTCGGTCCACTCGGGCGTCTCGGGGACGCTCTGCAGGTAGTCGACGACGCGGGCGGCCTCGCGCTGCACGTAGAGGGCGCTGAGGGCGGCCGACGAGCGCACCGAGGCGGGGTCGTCGGCGTCGGGGGCGAGGTTGCGGTGCACGTGCTTGGGGCGCCAGGGCTTGGCGGTGCCGCGCTGCGGTGCGCGTTCGATGTAGCCGGCCTTCTCGAGCTGGCGGAGGTGGAACGAGCAGTTCGACGGGCTCTCGCCCACGCGCTCGGCGATCTCGGTCGCCGTCGCCTCGCGCAGGTCGTCGAGGACCGCGAGGATCTCGACGCGCAGCGGATGCGCGAGCGCACGGAGCACGGCAGGGTCGCTCGTGACGAGGGACGTCCCGGGTGCGACCTCCGCCGGCTCCTGGGTCGGCTGCTCGCCTGCCGTCATCGCAGGATGCCCTGCGTGGCGATCGCCGTCTGGCGTGCCTGCGCGTGGCGCTGCTCGGCGGTGGCCGCGGCGCGACGGGTGCGGTGGATCTCCTCGTCGCGGCCGGGGCGGATGCTGTCGATGATGCGTCGCATGATCTGCTCCTTCTCGTGCGGTCCTCGGATGAGGTGGTGCTTGAAAGAGTACTTTCAAAGCCGTTGCTTCGCAAGACTTCTTTCAAAGCAATCTCGTTCGCGATATATCGCGTGTGGTGCGATTCACGATATATCGCGTCTTGGCATCGCACAAGCCCCATCTCGTCGCGGACTCCCGCAGTGCGGTTGGATGGGGGCATGAGCGACCTGACCCGTCCCGAGATCGACGCCCCCACCGGCCCCGCCCCCTCCGAGCTCGTCATCCGCGACATCGTCGTGGGCGAGGGCGCCGAGGCGACGCCCGGCGCGACCGTCGAGGTGCACTACCTCGGCGTCGAGCACGACTCCGGCGAGGAGTTCGACGCGTCGTGGAACCGCGGCCAGTCGATCGAGTTCCCGCTGCGCGGCCTCATCGCGGGCTGGCAGGAAGGCATCCCGGGCATGAAGGTCGGCGGACGCCGCGAGCTCACGATCCCGCCGCACCTCGCCTATGGCCCCGCCGGCGGCGGCCACCGCCTCTCGGGCAAGACCCTGATCTTCGTCATCGACCTGCTCGGCGTCGCCTGACCCATCCACTCCCCGCGCCCCGGCGCACCACGAGGCCCCCGCCCATCCGGCGGGGGCCTCGCTGCGTCTGGCGGAGTCGAGGGTTTCGGCCCGATGTCGTCACCAATTCGGGCCGAAACCCTCAACTGTTGACAGTCGGCCGCGGATGCGCGTAGGGTCGCGGATTGGTCAGACCAATGTGGTCCGACCAATGCTCGACTCGATGGAGAGGCTCATGGACGACGCGCTCGACGCCCTCGTGGCCCGCCTCGTCGACCTCTCCGCCATCGAGCGCGACGGCACCCGTCGCCTCCCGCCCGAGCGCGAGCTCGTCGAGCAGCTCGACATGAGCCGCGGCACGCTGCGCGAGCGCCTCTCGCAGCTCGAGTCGCTCGGCATCCTCGACCGCCGCCAGGGCCACGGCACCTACCTGCGCTCGCCCGGCGCCTCCGTCGTGCGCACGACCTTCACGCTCATGGGCGCCCTCGGCGGCCTGCGCCCCGACCAGGTCGACCAGGCGCGCGAGATGCTCGAGATCGTCACGACCGTCGAGGCCGCGAAGCTCGCGACCGCCGCCGACGTCGCCGAGCTCGGCCGCCTCACCGACGCCATGATCGCCGCGACCGCCGCCGCCGAGCACGAGGCGGGCCTCGAGGCCGACCTCGCCTTCCACCGCCACCTCGTGACGATCGTCGACAACCCCATCCTCGACGTGCTGCAGGACGGCCTCGCCGGCATGCTGCGCGACACCCTCGCCGCTCGCCGCGCCAAGGCGCTGCGCACCGAGACGCCCGCGGCCGACGGCACGTACCTCACCGACACCGTGCACCGGCAGATCGTCGCCGCCCTCGCGGCGAACGACGCCGACGCCGCCCGCATCGCCATCCGATTCCACTTCGACCACCACGACGCCGTCGTCGGCAGCACCGACGACGACGCCGGAAGGGACACCACCGCATGACCACCGCCACGTTCGTCGGCCTCGGCGCCATCGGCACCCCCATGTCGCAGCGCATCGCGGGCGCAGGCTTCGCCGTCACGGGCGTCGACCCGTTCGAGGCCGCCCGCGACCGCGCGCAGGCCGCAGGCATCGCCGCCGTCGCCTCGATCGCCGAGGCACCCGCCGCCGGCCCCGTCGTCGTGATGGTCGCCACCGGCGAGCAGCTGGATGCGCTCGTCGACCAGGCAGAGGCCGCGGGCGTCGCCGCCGACCGGCTCTGGGTCGTCATGTCGACGGTCGGCCCCGCCGCCGTCGAGACATCCGGCGCCCGCCTGCGCACGCTCGGCGGCCGCGTCGTCGACGCGCCCGTCACGGGCGGCGTCGCCCGCGCCACGACCGGCGAGCTCATCATCTTCGCGTCGGGCGCGCAGGCCGACCTCGACGAGGCCGCCGCCGTGCTCGCCCCGCTCGGCACCGTGCGCACCGTCGGCGCCGAGCTCGGCCAGGGCCAGGGCATCAAGGTCGTCAACCAGCACCTCTGCTCGGTCCACATCGTCGCCGCCGCCGAGGCGCTCAACCTCGGCGAGCAGCTCGGCCTCGACAAGGCGGCCGTGCTCGACCTCGTCGCCGGCGGCGCCGCAGGCTCGTGGATGCTGTCGGACCGCGGTCCGCGCATGCTCGAGGACGACCCGCAGGTCACCTCCACGATCGGCATCTTCGTGAAGGACTCCGGCCTCGTCGCCGACGCCGCAGCCGGCGCGGGCGCCGAGGTGCCCGTGCTCGCCGCAGCCCGCGACCGCTACCTCGCCGCCGCCGACGCCGGACTCGACCGCGCCGACGACAGCCAGGTCATCCGCACCTACCAGCACTAGATCCCACCCTCCGGGCGACGCAGACGCCGCCCGGCACCACCACCAGGAGCATCCATGTCCGCACCCACCACCGGCGCGCCGAAGAAGGACAACGCCGTCAAGGTGTCGCTCGCCTCGATGATCGGCACGGTCGTCGAGTCGTACGACTTCTTCATCTACGCCACGGCTGCCGCCACGTACTTCGGCACCGTGTTCTTCCACACCGACGACCCCATCGTCGGTGCCCTCGCCTCGTTCGCGACGCTCGCGATCGGCTTCCTCTTCCGCCCGATCGGCGGCTACCTCGCCGGCCACTTCGGCGACCGCATCGGCCGCAAGCGCGTGCTCATCTGGTCGCTCGTCGTCATGGGCGTCGTCACGACCGCGATCGGCTTCCTGCCGACGTACGCGACCGTCGGCGTCGCCGCGCCGATCATGCTCATCGTGCTGCGCATCATCCAGGGCATCGCCTACGGCGCCGAGTGGGGCGGCGCGGTGCTCATGGCCGTCGAGCACGCCCCCGAGCGTCGCCGCGGCTTCTTCGGCGCGCTGCCGCAGATCGGCATCCCCGGCGGTCTGCTGCTCGCCAACGGCGTCATCCTCGCCACGTCCGGCCTCCCCGGCGACTGGGCATGGCGCGTGCCGTTCCTGCTGGCCTCCGTCATGGTCATCGTCGGCCTCTTCATCCGCCTCAAGGTCGCCGAGAGCCCCGCGTTCGAGGCCGTCAAGGAGCAGGGCGAGGTGCTGAAGGCCCCCGCGCTCGAGGCCATCAAGCAGGACTGGCGCTCGATCCTGCGCGTCATCGGCCTGCGCCTCGCCGAGACCGGCGGCTACTACGTCACGACGTCGTTCGTCGTCGCCTACGTCGGCCTCGCCGCCATCGCCGAGAAGAACGACGTGCTGCTCGGCACCCTCGTCGGCTCGGCCATCGGCCTCGGCAGCCACCTCTTCTACGGCGCGTGGAGCGACCGCATCGGCCGCAAGAAGGTGTACCTGATCGGCTCGATCTTCACGATCGCGTTCGGCATCCCCATGTTCATGCTCATCAACACGGGCGTCGTCGCGATGATCGTCGTCGCCGTCGTGCTGTCGCTCGTGCTGAGCCACGACCCGATCTTCGCCGTCGAGTCGAGCTGGTTCTCGGAGCTGTTCCCCGCCAACCGCCGCACGTCGGGCATCTCGCTCGGCTACAACGGCGCCGCGATCGTCGCCGGCTTCCTGCCGTTCATCGCGACCGCGACCTACGGCTGGATCGGCTGGATCGGCCCGGCCCTGCTGTTCTCGCTGCTCGGCATCATCTCGACCGTCGTCGCGATCACGGCGCGCGAGACCGCGCCCGCCGTCGTCGGCTCGTCGCTCGCGAAGCAGCCCACCCTGGAAGGAGTCCGATGACCACCGTCGCACCCACCACCGCGCACGCCGAGCGCCTCGCGCGCCTCGCCGAGCACGCGTACAACGTGCGGATGCACGCGCTCCACATGGGCGAGGTGCAGGGCCAGGGCTACGTCGGCCAGGCGCTCGGCGCCGCCGACATGCTCACGGTCGCGTACATGGACCAGCTGCGCTACGACGTGGCCGACGAGCACTGGGACGGCCGCGACCGCTTCCTGCTCTCGACGGGCCACTACGCCATCGGCCTCTACGCGGCGCTCGCCGAGGCGGGCATCGTGCCCGTCGCCGAGCTCGAGACGTACGGCTCCGACGACTCGCGCCTGCCGATGTCGGGCATGGCGTCGTACACGCCCGGCATGGAGATCTCGGGCGGCTCGCTCGGCCACGGCCTCACGGTCGCCGTCGGCATGGCCCTCGGCCTGCGTCACCGCGGTCTCACCGAGCAGCGCGTCTTCAACTTCCTCTCCGACGGCGAGCTCGACGAGGGCTCGACGTGGGAGGCCGCCATGGGCGCCGCCCACCACCGCCTCGGCAACCTCACGGCCATGGTCGACATGAACGCGCTGCAGGCCGACGGCCCCGCGCAGGGCATCCTGCGCACCGAGCCCGTGCTCGAGAAGTGGCAGGCGTTCGGCTGGCACGCGATCCGCGTGAACGGCAACGACCTCCCCGCGCTCGTGGATGCGTTCGACGAGGCCCGCTCGGTCGCCCAGGCCGACGGCACGCCGCAGGTCATCATCTGCGACACGAAGGTCGGCTCGGGCGTCACGATGCTCGAGGAGCGCGAGAAGGCGCACTTCATGCGCATCGAGGAGGACGAGTGGGCGATCTGCCGCGAGCAGCTCACCGCCCGCTACGAGGCAGCCAAGGAGGCAGCACGATGAGCACCACCACGGCAGCGCCCAAGCTGAAGACGAGCGCGATGATCGCGTCGTTCGCGGACCCCGGCCAGAAGACGGCGCCCGCGCCGTTCGGCCACGCGCTCGCGAAGGCTGCGGAGCAGGACGAGCGCATCGTCGGCCTCACCGCCGACCTCGGCAAGTACACCGACATGCACATCTTCGCCCAGGCCCACCCGGACCGGTACTTCCAGATGGGCATGAGCGAGCAGCTGCTGTTCGGCGCCGCCGCGGGCATGGCGGAGGCGGGGCTCACGCCGTTCGCCTCCACCTACTCGGTGTTCGCCGCGCGCCGCGCGTACGACTTCATCTGCCTCGACATCGCCGAGCCGAACCTCAACGTCAACGTCGTCGGCGGCCTCCCCGGCCTCACGACCGGCTACGGCCCGAGCCACCAGGCGACGGAGGACATGGCGATCTTCCGCGGCATGCCGAACCTCACGATCGTCGACCCGTGCGACTCGATCGACATCGAGCAGGCCGTGCCGCAGCTCGCCGCATCCG
The sequence above is a segment of the Agrococcus jejuensis genome. Coding sequences within it:
- a CDS encoding sulfite exporter TauE/SafE family protein, translated to MPLETRPPRRYVAFVAIGLVAGFMSGLFGVGGGIVIVPLLLAFGGLERKLASGTSLAAIVPTSAVGVIAYAIPGHVDILAAALLAAGSVVGAQIGALLLSRLPTSVVRIIFMVFALAVAVQLFLTVPERGDGIELDGWTIAGLVAVGLFTGVLAGIIGIGGGVVVVPALILLFESSDLVAKGTSMLMMVPTAISGTIGNLVRKNVDLVAAGIVGLAACTTTALGALAAAALDPRAATILFAIFLLAVLVKTALEAWGARKPKGDAA
- a CDS encoding MFS transporter is translated as MSDATPDPAPPTPPASVTTTAAPASPFRRPAFRRLTVGWVATNLGDSALYIMLAVWVRQLTGSDAAGALVFLALGAPTLLAPFVGHVVDRVSRRRLLIGANLGGAALVASLLLVQGPEQVWLVFVVTFGYGLVATVTGAAQSGLLRDLLPDEELASANGAFSSIDNAMRIVSPPLGTVLYVAVGPGAVALLTTACFLATAFVLARTRIDESPAVLEDAHEPWIRQVTAGFRQLLSEPTLRLLTIVMTLAFAANGLLNATVFPFVEVGTGAGPEALGPLQAVQGAGAVVGGLTAAAVLRRIGERHLVAWGLALLGGGLVVGLAFLVLQPDAAWMRWGGMSLAQLLIGFSVPWAIVGVVTYRQRVTPPRLQGRTSAALNAAINVPQLGFLALGAALLAVMDFRILIAICAVAMVAAGIVCAAVRPRAELPASAPA
- a CDS encoding winged helix-turn-helix domain-containing protein — translated: MTAGEQPTQEPAEVAPGTSLVTSDPAVLRALAHPLRVEILAVLDDLREATATEIAERVGESPSNCSFHLRQLEKAGYIERAPQRGTAKPWRPKHVHRNLAPDADDPASVRSSAALSALYVQREAARVVDYLQSVPETPEWTDVVTINLSSFWATPDEMQQLATSIAQLTAHLPGRESDPSKRPPGSRRGYLFATLNPDPRTPPTPEA
- a CDS encoding FKBP-type peptidyl-prolyl cis-trans isomerase: MSDLTRPEIDAPTGPAPSELVIRDIVVGEGAEATPGATVEVHYLGVEHDSGEEFDASWNRGQSIEFPLRGLIAGWQEGIPGMKVGGRRELTIPPHLAYGPAGGGHRLSGKTLIFVIDLLGVA
- a CDS encoding FadR/GntR family transcriptional regulator, whose protein sequence is MDDALDALVARLVDLSAIERDGTRRLPPERELVEQLDMSRGTLRERLSQLESLGILDRRQGHGTYLRSPGASVVRTTFTLMGALGGLRPDQVDQAREMLEIVTTVEAAKLATAADVAELGRLTDAMIAATAAAEHEAGLEADLAFHRHLVTIVDNPILDVLQDGLAGMLRDTLAARRAKALRTETPAADGTYLTDTVHRQIVAALAANDADAARIAIRFHFDHHDAVVGSTDDDAGRDTTA
- a CDS encoding NAD(P)-dependent oxidoreductase, whose translation is MTTATFVGLGAIGTPMSQRIAGAGFAVTGVDPFEAARDRAQAAGIAAVASIAEAPAAGPVVVMVATGEQLDALVDQAEAAGVAADRLWVVMSTVGPAAVETSGARLRTLGGRVVDAPVTGGVARATTGELIIFASGAQADLDEAAAVLAPLGTVRTVGAELGQGQGIKVVNQHLCSVHIVAAAEALNLGEQLGLDKAAVLDLVAGGAAGSWMLSDRGPRMLEDDPQVTSTIGIFVKDSGLVADAAAGAGAEVPVLAAARDRYLAAADAGLDRADDSQVIRTYQH
- a CDS encoding MFS transporter, yielding MSAPTTGAPKKDNAVKVSLASMIGTVVESYDFFIYATAAATYFGTVFFHTDDPIVGALASFATLAIGFLFRPIGGYLAGHFGDRIGRKRVLIWSLVVMGVVTTAIGFLPTYATVGVAAPIMLIVLRIIQGIAYGAEWGGAVLMAVEHAPERRRGFFGALPQIGIPGGLLLANGVILATSGLPGDWAWRVPFLLASVMVIVGLFIRLKVAESPAFEAVKEQGEVLKAPALEAIKQDWRSILRVIGLRLAETGGYYVTTSFVVAYVGLAAIAEKNDVLLGTLVGSAIGLGSHLFYGAWSDRIGRKKVYLIGSIFTIAFGIPMFMLINTGVVAMIVVAVVLSLVLSHDPIFAVESSWFSELFPANRRTSGISLGYNGAAIVAGFLPFIATATYGWIGWIGPALLFSLLGIISTVVAITARETAPAVVGSSLAKQPTLEGVR
- a CDS encoding transketolase; amino-acid sequence: MTTVAPTTAHAERLARLAEHAYNVRMHALHMGEVQGQGYVGQALGAADMLTVAYMDQLRYDVADEHWDGRDRFLLSTGHYAIGLYAALAEAGIVPVAELETYGSDDSRLPMSGMASYTPGMEISGGSLGHGLTVAVGMALGLRHRGLTEQRVFNFLSDGELDEGSTWEAAMGAAHHRLGNLTAMVDMNALQADGPAQGILRTEPVLEKWQAFGWHAIRVNGNDLPALVDAFDEARSVAQADGTPQVIICDTKVGSGVTMLEEREKAHFMRIEEDEWAICREQLTARYEAAKEAAR
- a CDS encoding transketolase family protein, which gives rise to MSTTTAAPKLKTSAMIASFADPGQKTAPAPFGHALAKAAEQDERIVGLTADLGKYTDMHIFAQAHPDRYFQMGMSEQLLFGAAAGMAEAGLTPFASTYSVFAARRAYDFICLDIAEPNLNVNVVGGLPGLTTGYGPSHQATEDMAIFRGMPNLTIVDPCDSIDIEQAVPQLAASEGPTYLRLLRGKVPTVLDEYDYTFELGKAKVLRGGADVVFVSSGLMTMRALQAAELLAAHKVDVAVVHAPTIKPLDVDTIVAELDTPRLAVTLENHSVVGGLFESVASALVRRGVSRRVVPVGLPDAFLDAGALPTLHDRYGLSKEKIVETVLAELG